The window GGTCAAGAAAGGTGAAAAGAAACCCATACAGCCAGGTGTCAGCAACTTCAAGGACAATATAGATTTAGGAGATGAAGGATGGTCAGGACTTTCTCCCAGTGAAGAGGGTTCAACTGCAAGAGATTCCTATGGAGAGAACCTCATTGCTGAAACAGAAGAAGTAGGGAAAAATTTGCTTGTTTCTGTGCGTCACTTCCCAATGATTATGTGTCCTCTTTCACCAAGAGTCTTTGTTTTACCTTCAGAGGGATCAGTTGCTGAAGCATACTTATCAGCTAAACATGGGGATGCCCTTAGTCCTGGATTACCCTCCTTAAGTACTGGGTTGCCTTCTGATGGTGATGATATTCCTCCTGGGGCAGCCCTCACAGCACATTTCCTTCACCATTTTGCGGCCAAGGTATTATTCATGCCTTCCTTTCTCCATATCTAGTTTTAAGTTACTCACATTTATGCTTCTGTGTTGAACATATTTGATAGTCTTCAAACCTATTTTTCACCACAATTACCCTATACTTAGGAATGATAACTCAAAGCCATAGCTTGTAAATGCTGGAGCATCCGAAGTTCAGTATTTGTAGTATGTATTATATCAAATTCAAATAACTAAGTGTCCACACGGTTACTTTCCATGCTATACAAAATTCCTTAATGTCAACTCTATTCCTGCTAAAAGTTCATTATAGTAATTTTGGATATGTACTTTGGTCTTCTGTGCTAGAGATGGAATTCGTATATCATTTGTTTTAGTTATTCCACTAAAAATAAAAAAGGTAATATGAAGTAAGTCAGAAGATAATTTGACACGTGTTTATCGTTAGCCATTATATTATATTGTAACACCATGAATCAATCAGTTTAGTTGTGCAGATTTTGTTCTTATTTAGTGTGTACCCTGATTAAGATTTGTTTTACCTAATTGTGTAGATGGACCTGAAGATGGAAATATTTTCACTCGGTGATCTCTCAAAAACTGTGGGGAAGATGTTGACAGACATGTCAAGTCTTTATGATGTTGGTCGCCGTAAACGATCAGCCGGGCTATTACTGGTTGACCGCACACTAGATCTTCTTACTCCATGCTGTCATGGAGATTCACTTGTTGATCGTGTGTTTTCATCCGTGCCTCGTAAGGAAAGTACAGCCTTCTATGCTCACATAAAAACCTCACAAAGCCAACTAAAACAGGGCCCCTCAAACCTGGAACGTGCTTCTCTTGATGTTCAGATACCACTTGCTAAAATTCTAAGTGAAGAAGATTGCAAAATAGACAACTTTCGGTTATTAGAAAGCATTGAAGCTTTTCTATGTGGGTGGGATTCTAACAACTCTGCTTCTCAAATTTTAGATCTGAGCAATCTCAAGAACAAAATTTATAATGAGAAGCTGCCCCAGTTAGAGAATGAGCTTCTTAGAGGGTCTCTTGTTACCACTGAAAGTTTTCGAGGAACACCATATTTGGAAGCTCTACTAGATAGGAAAACCAAAGAGGGGACTTTACTAGTAAAGAAGTGGCTTCAAGAAGCTCTTCATCTGGAAAATATCTTGAATGTTAAAGCCCGTCCTGGTTTTGCTACAAAGTCAGAATTGCAAGCTATGACAAAAGCACTGGCCAAATCCCAGTCGTCTTTATTGAAAAACAAAGGAATTATTCAGTTGGCTGTGGCTGCACTGGCTGCACTTGATGAATCTCATTCATCCAGATGGGAAGCCTTTAGCAATGCAGAGAAAATATTAAGTGTAAGCGCTGAAGACACAAGCCAGAGTCTTGCTGTGCAAATTGGTGATTTTATTAATAAGAGTGCTTTGTTGGGATTGCATGGACAGAAGAATGGAAAATTAGGGGCTGCCCAAGGGGTACTTTCTTTTCAGGATGCTTTGCATCTTATGATTTCTGGTTATATATTAGCTGGTGAGAATTTCCCAACAGCTGGGAATGATGGCCCCTTTTCCTGGCAAGAGGAGCAACTATTGAAAGAATCTATTGTTGAAGCAATTCTTGAGAACCCTTCAATAGCAAAACTGAAGTTTCTTCATGGTCTAATGGAAAAGCTTGAGACCAACTTAAACAGGATCAAATCAGAGGAAAGCAAGAAGGAATCGTCAGATCAAATAAACATTGATGATCTTGATGACGATCAGTGGGGTAATTGGGGTGATGAAGATGTTGATGACACAAACAGCAGTAAAGAGAAAGTGTATGATGACATGCAGCTGAAGTTGGAGTTGCGTGATAGGGTGGATAACCTTTTCAAATTCCTTCACAAGTTGTCCAGTTTGAAGAGCCGAAACATACCATTGAAGGATGGGGCTTTAGATTCGGATAATAACTTCACTGGGGATCCATATGCTAGTAGAGGATTACTATATAAGCTTCTAAAACGGGTACTGGGCAAGAATGATGTTCCTGGTTTGGAGTATCACTCTTCTACCGTGGGGCAACTTTTTAAAAGTGGGTTCAGAAGATTTGGCCTTGCGCAGGTAAATTCTATCCCCCTGTCCAGATTTTGGTTCAGTGCGATCAATTGATGCTTAGTAACATATTTTCTGATTTTCTTTAGGCAAAACCAAGTTTAGCTGATCAAAATATCATCCTTGTTTTTGTTGTTGGGGGCATCAATGGTGTGGAGGTATGTATATTTAAACTCTTGTATTTTTTTTTTCTTTCTCTATTTCT of the Fragaria vesca subsp. vesca linkage group LG6, FraVesHawaii_1.0, whole genome shotgun sequence genome contains:
- the LOC101310332 gene encoding uncharacterized protein LOC101310332, with amino-acid sequence MALVDVTKSCLDSITQISEHIEGAVVYLDAGSTESFQFIGAFPLLLNHGVRAICSLESMSSLDAAVDWNADSDPDRKVVVVTSRLLSDAHRYILRCLSTHLAVRCCTIFTSISEMAHSAYPDSPLGPDAFHEYESLLVQDYEELVKKGEKKPIQPGVSNFKDNIDLGDEGWSGLSPSEEGSTARDSYGENLIAETEEVGKNLLVSVRHFPMIMCPLSPRVFVLPSEGSVAEAYLSAKHGDALSPGLPSLSTGLPSDGDDIPPGAALTAHFLHHFAAKMDLKMEIFSLGDLSKTVGKMLTDMSSLYDVGRRKRSAGLLLVDRTLDLLTPCCHGDSLVDRVFSSVPRKESTAFYAHIKTSQSQLKQGPSNLERASLDVQIPLAKILSEEDCKIDNFRLLESIEAFLCGWDSNNSASQILDLSNLKNKIYNEKLPQLENELLRGSLVTTESFRGTPYLEALLDRKTKEGTLLVKKWLQEALHLENILNVKARPGFATKSELQAMTKALAKSQSSLLKNKGIIQLAVAALAALDESHSSRWEAFSNAEKILSVSAEDTSQSLAVQIGDFINKSALLGLHGQKNGKLGAAQGVLSFQDALHLMISGYILAGENFPTAGNDGPFSWQEEQLLKESIVEAILENPSIAKLKFLHGLMEKLETNLNRIKSEESKKESSDQINIDDLDDDQWGNWGDEDVDDTNSSKEKVYDDMQLKLELRDRVDNLFKFLHKLSSLKSRNIPLKDGALDSDNNFTGDPYASRGLLYKLLKRVLGKNDVPGLEYHSSTVGQLFKSGFRRFGLAQAKPSLADQNIILVFVVGGINGVEVREAQEALSESGRPDIEMILGGTTLLTPDDMLDLLLGKSSYF